The window CCTCACCACCAAGGCGGTAGAAAAGGCAAAACAGGCCGCGAAATCGGCCGGCGATATTTTCGGCCGCGTGCCGTGCCTGCCGCCGAAGGGCGGCGCCAAGTCGATGGGCTCGCTGCCGCATGTGGCGGGCAAGCTCGCTGCGGGGCAGCCGGTGGTGATCGTCGCCTTCGGATCGTCTTCGACGCAGGGCTACGGCACGTCGTCACCCGAATACGCCTATCCCAACCGGCTGGCCGCGCAGCTGCGCCGGCAATATCCGGGCGCCGACATCACCGTTCTCAATCGCGGCAGGGGTGGCGATGATGCGCCCGAGATGATGAAGCGGCTGCAGGCGGAGGTGATCGATGCGAAGCCGGATCTCGTGATCTGGCAGGTCGGCACCAACGCCGTACTGCGCAATCTCGATCCCGCCGAGACCGCCAAGATGGTGGAGGAGGGCGTCGCGCGCATTCAGGCCACGGGTGCCGATGTGGTGCTGGTCGATCCGCAATATTCTCCGCGGGTGACCGAGCGCGCCGAAAGCGCGAGCAAGATGGTCGGGCTGCTCGGCAAGGTCGCCGCGTTGCGCCATGTCGGCATTTTCCCGCGCTTCGAGGTGATGCGCGAATGGCACGAGAAGCAGGCGCTCCCGGTCGAGAGCTTTGTCATTGCCGACGGGCTGCACATGAATGACTGGGGCTACGCCTGCTTCGCGCAACTGCTCGGCGACGACATCATCAAGTCGGTCGGCCAGATCAAGCTCGGCGTCAACGTCCCCGCCGCCGTGCAGAGGTATCGGCCGATGTGAGGTTATGGCGGCACCATTTACAATCGTCGTCCCTGCGAACGCAGGGACCCATACGCCGCGGCGGAGCCGTGGGAAGAAAGTGGGCGACGGCTTCGCTCGCAACGAGCATCGGTGGTTATGGGTCCCTGCTTTCGCAGGGACGACGACGGATTTTTCGTATTCGCCTCACGCCTGCTCCAGCGCCGCCTGCAAATCCTCGATCAGATCATCGGGATGTTCGAGCCCGGCCGAGAACCTGACAAAACCTTCGCTGATGCCGAGTTCGGCGCGCGCTTCCGGTGTCAGCCGCTGATGCGTGGTGGTGGCCGGATGGGTGACGAGGCTCTTGGCGTCGCCGAGATTGTTGGAGATGCGCGAAACCTTCAGCGCGTTGAGGCAGCGGAACGCCGCCGCCTTGCCGCCCTTGACCTCGAAGCCGACCAGCGTCGAGCCGGCGCGCATCTGCTTCTTGACCAAATCGGCCTGCGGATGATCGGCGCGGCCGGGATAGATCAGCCGCGAGATTTTTGGGTGTCGCGCCAGCGCATCCGCGACCTTCGCGGCTGTGTCGGTCTGGGCGCGCACGCGCACCGCAAGCGTCTCCAATCCCTTCAACAGCACCCAGGCGTTGAACGGCGACAGCGACGGCCCGGTCTGACGCATGAAGTTATGCAGGTGCTCGGCAATGAACGCTTCGGAGCTCAAGATCATGCCGCCGAGGCAGCGGCCCTGGCCGTCGATGTGCTTGGTCGCGGAATACACCACGACGTCGGCGCCGAGTGCAAGCGGGCTCTGCCAGATCGGCGTCGCAAACACATTGTCGACGATCAGCCGCGCGCCGGCTTGATGGGCGATTTCCGCGATAGAGGAGATATCGAGCACGTCGAGTGTCGGATTGGTCGGGCTTTCGAGAAAACAGCTCCTGGTGTTCGGCCGCATCGCCTTCTTCCACTGGTCGAGATCGAGGCCGTCGACCAGCGTGGACGCAATGCCGTAGCGCGGCAACA is drawn from Bradyrhizobium lablabi and contains these coding sequences:
- a CDS encoding SGNH/GDSL hydrolase family protein — translated: MSLARPFFRTTSLAVCAAAALTLLSPASTPPARAQAAQAARQPTQSDVAKSDSAKPDSTQPPAAQTNGTGNGAAVDQPDPSQQKSLTTKAVEKAKQAAKSAGDIFGRVPCLPPKGGAKSMGSLPHVAGKLAAGQPVVIVAFGSSSTQGYGTSSPEYAYPNRLAAQLRRQYPGADITVLNRGRGGDDAPEMMKRLQAEVIDAKPDLVIWQVGTNAVLRNLDPAETAKMVEEGVARIQATGADVVLVDPQYSPRVTERAESASKMVGLLGKVAALRHVGIFPRFEVMREWHEKQALPVESFVIADGLHMNDWGYACFAQLLGDDIIKSVGQIKLGVNVPAAVQRYRPM
- a CDS encoding O-succinylhomoserine sulfhydrylase, which produces MSESAASKSSTARYRPETRLVHSGTLRSQFGETSEAMFLTQGYVYDSAEQCEARFKGEDPGYIYSRYSNPTIAMFERRMIELEGAEAGRSTATGMAAVTTAVLAPLKAGDHVVASKAMFGSCRYVVEDLLPRYGIASTLVDGLDLDQWKKAMRPNTRSCFLESPTNPTLDVLDISSIAEIAHQAGARLIVDNVFATPIWQSPLALGADVVVYSATKHIDGQGRCLGGMILSSEAFIAEHLHNFMRQTGPSLSPFNAWVLLKGLETLAVRVRAQTDTAAKVADALARHPKISRLIYPGRADHPQADLVKKQMRAGSTLVGFEVKGGKAAAFRCLNALKVSRISNNLGDAKSLVTHPATTTHQRLTPEARAELGISEGFVRFSAGLEHPDDLIEDLQAALEQA